One genomic window of Marinobacter adhaerens HP15 includes the following:
- a CDS encoding XRE family transcriptional regulator, with protein sequence MALGQRLKQARKLAGYTQEQLGERVGLTQAAIGALEKRDSQRSNKAAEMAEALGVSLLWLVSGSGPMLEEEARKARKELDQSDARYQWETIFFDCVRESLEAGDNIENLLGITEDEFEEITGGGLYAPDWLLSKIEIEGFPRSGTKRDVCVSPQTNKNLQRASKNADELEFFGHMDAWDSNTPLDEDEVELPLFREVELAAGAGQTQVIENHGAKLRFAKSTLSRAGVVEENAACAFVRGNSMEPVMPDGTCVGVNTGDTTIRDGEIYAIDHDGMLRVKYLHRRPGGGIKIVSQNASEHATEEYSAQDVIDNNIRIIGRVFWWSVLR encoded by the coding sequence ATGGCGTTAGGGCAAAGACTCAAACAGGCAAGAAAACTCGCTGGTTATACTCAAGAGCAGCTTGGTGAGCGCGTCGGACTGACTCAGGCGGCAATTGGAGCTCTCGAAAAAAGGGATAGCCAGCGCTCAAACAAGGCTGCAGAAATGGCTGAAGCTCTTGGGGTCAGTTTGTTGTGGCTGGTTTCCGGTAGCGGGCCAATGCTTGAGGAGGAGGCGAGGAAGGCTCGTAAAGAGCTTGATCAGTCTGATGCCCGGTATCAATGGGAAACGATATTTTTTGATTGCGTTCGAGAAAGCTTGGAAGCTGGCGACAATATTGAGAATCTGCTCGGCATCACTGAAGACGAATTCGAAGAAATAACTGGTGGCGGCTTATATGCGCCAGATTGGTTGCTTTCAAAAATTGAAATTGAGGGCTTTCCCAGATCGGGGACGAAACGCGATGTTTGTGTGTCACCGCAGACTAATAAAAATTTACAGCGGGCTTCTAAAAATGCCGACGAACTGGAGTTCTTCGGGCACATGGATGCTTGGGACAGCAACACGCCATTGGATGAGGATGAAGTTGAATTGCCTCTGTTCAGGGAAGTAGAGCTGGCAGCCGGCGCGGGCCAGACTCAGGTAATCGAGAACCACGGCGCCAAACTCCGCTTTGCAAAATCCACGTTATCCAGGGCAGGGGTGGTCGAAGAGAACGCAGCCTGTGCCTTCGTCCGCGGCAACAGCATGGAACCGGTTATGCCGGACGGCACCTGTGTTGGCGTGAACACCGGTGACACTACCATCCGGGATGGCGAAATCTATGCGATCGACCACGATGGCATGCTCCGAGTGAAGTATCTGCACCGTCGACCAGGTGGCGGAATCAAGATTGTGAGCCAGAATGCATCAGAGCATGCGACTGAAGAGTATTCCGCTCAGGATGTGATCGACAACAATATCCGGATCATCGGGCGTGTTTTTTGGTGGTCAGTGTTGCGCTAG
- a CDS encoding carbon storage regulator has protein sequence MLILTRRTGETIVIETPSGEVVEVTVLGNNGPQIRMGVTAPKHTSIDREEIYKRKKAEANHG, from the coding sequence ATGCTGATTCTGACAAGGCGCACCGGAGAGACGATCGTCATCGAGACCCCGAGCGGGGAAGTGGTGGAGGTCACCGTTCTGGGGAACAACGGCCCGCAAATTCGCATGGGCGTTACCGCGCCAAAGCACACAAGCATTGACCGCGAAGAGATCTACAAGCGCAAGAAGGCGGAGGCCAATCATGGCTGA
- a CDS encoding Rha family transcriptional regulator, with protein MNQLITAGNTQQLTMSSREIAELTGKRHPDVKRDIEVMLKALERDVSSFAHTYFDSMNRKQAEYRLDRELTETLVTGYSIPLRHRVIKRLHELEQRKAAPGWLENLSPQAKVVIEDLNSQVNHYRQETDRLNAVCNDLAENLKAGLTPVEFCRMLNGVNLNRVQAVLVERKRLLKTQHGYRSAAAYRDKLFTERRYLNKEDRPCEKVILTQKGAKWLYSQYEQGQLEMRKDWDGNYTHMLFDNEEKAA; from the coding sequence ATGAACCAACTGATTACTGCGGGCAACACACAGCAACTCACGATGAGCAGTCGCGAGATTGCGGAGCTCACCGGGAAGCGCCACCCAGATGTGAAGCGCGATATTGAAGTGATGCTCAAGGCGCTTGAAAGAGATGTGAGCAGTTTTGCTCATACCTATTTCGATTCAATGAATCGCAAGCAGGCGGAGTATCGCCTTGACCGCGAACTCACCGAGACTTTGGTGACAGGCTATAGCATTCCGCTGCGCCACAGGGTCATTAAGCGCCTGCACGAGCTGGAACAAAGGAAAGCCGCCCCGGGCTGGCTGGAAAACCTCAGCCCTCAAGCGAAAGTCGTTATTGAGGACCTGAACTCCCAGGTGAACCACTACCGGCAGGAAACTGACCGTCTCAACGCCGTGTGCAACGACCTGGCCGAGAATCTTAAAGCAGGCCTCACCCCGGTGGAGTTCTGCCGGATGCTCAATGGCGTCAATCTGAACCGCGTTCAGGCCGTTCTGGTCGAGCGCAAGCGCCTTCTCAAGACCCAGCACGGCTACCGAAGCGCCGCCGCCTACCGAGACAAGCTATTCACCGAGCGCCGGTACCTAAACAAGGAGGATCGGCCCTGCGAGAAGGTAATCCTGACCCAGAAGGGTGCGAAGTGGCTCTATTCCCAATATGAACAGGGTCAGCTCGAAATGCGCAAGGACTGGGATGGCAACTACACACACATGCTTTTCGATAACGAGGAAAAGGCTGCATGA
- a CDS encoding HNH endonuclease signature motif containing protein: MATWNAQRDDWLRSLYPDTPNRTIAKMLNCSYLAVKNRATVLGLKKDPAYMASKPGCFKPGQESWNKGLSYQPGGRCQENQFKPGQKPQTTVPVGTESVDKDGYLKRKVRDDAPSGMSRKNWKFVHVLKWEEYHGRPVPPKHVVRLKDGDKRNFSRENLVLVSMAENAILNKFFAMENPPEGSFDVLHNLAKIKLAANKRKRELTC; encoded by the coding sequence ATGGCCACCTGGAATGCGCAACGGGATGACTGGCTGCGATCGCTGTATCCGGACACTCCGAACCGAACGATCGCGAAGATGCTCAATTGCAGTTACCTGGCAGTGAAAAACAGGGCGACGGTTCTTGGACTCAAAAAGGATCCGGCATACATGGCCAGTAAGCCGGGGTGCTTCAAGCCAGGGCAAGAAAGCTGGAACAAGGGACTCAGCTATCAACCAGGTGGCCGCTGCCAAGAGAACCAGTTCAAGCCCGGGCAAAAACCGCAAACGACAGTGCCGGTTGGCACCGAGTCGGTCGACAAGGATGGCTACCTGAAGCGGAAGGTTCGTGATGATGCGCCTTCAGGGATGAGCCGGAAGAACTGGAAGTTTGTGCACGTCCTGAAGTGGGAGGAGTACCACGGCCGTCCGGTACCGCCAAAGCACGTTGTGCGATTGAAGGACGGAGATAAGCGGAACTTTTCCCGGGAGAACCTGGTGCTGGTGAGCATGGCTGAGAACGCAATCCTGAATAAGTTCTTCGCCATGGAGAACCCGCCAGAGGGGAGCTTCGATGTGCTCCACAACCTGGCCAAGATCAAGTTGGCAGCGAACAAACGGAAACGGGAGCTGACATGTTGA
- a CDS encoding HNH endonuclease family protein encodes MGRKFYIFAATNKEAFVQRNLTAVIATLLLACPFPAAADLVKKTSSGICHPPASSYFDRTKNYQAFDKVEACLASGGRLPKGMSGYRDNSESASRPLAKADSRYERSKFGHGWDDADGDCQNSRAEALIAQSSTKVRFADERLCRVVTGRWISPFTGKVIQNASEIDIDHVVPLKWAWDHGANTWSDGKRERFANDPVNLWSVELSLNRQKGAQGPEEWLPPAGKCQYVSRFVRIVKVYGLKPSQGEFNRYKQQLAEYCG; translated from the coding sequence ATGGGCAGGAAGTTCTATATATTTGCCGCGACAAACAAGGAGGCATTCGTGCAAAGAAACTTAACTGCAGTTATCGCTACCCTGCTTCTAGCCTGCCCATTCCCGGCAGCCGCAGATCTGGTAAAGAAAACGAGTTCAGGCATCTGCCATCCGCCAGCCAGTTCCTACTTCGACCGGACAAAGAACTACCAAGCTTTCGACAAGGTTGAAGCTTGCCTGGCGTCCGGCGGTCGACTTCCAAAGGGCATGAGCGGATATCGAGACAACAGTGAGTCCGCCAGCAGGCCCCTGGCGAAAGCCGACTCACGGTATGAGAGAAGCAAGTTTGGGCATGGGTGGGATGATGCGGATGGAGACTGCCAGAACAGCCGTGCCGAGGCCCTGATCGCTCAGTCCAGCACCAAGGTCAGATTCGCGGATGAAAGGCTCTGCAGGGTGGTTACCGGCCGCTGGATCAGCCCCTTTACGGGCAAGGTCATTCAGAATGCTTCAGAGATCGATATTGATCATGTCGTACCGCTGAAGTGGGCTTGGGACCACGGAGCCAATACCTGGTCTGATGGTAAGCGGGAAAGGTTCGCCAACGATCCGGTCAATTTGTGGAGTGTAGAGCTGTCCCTAAACCGCCAGAAAGGCGCTCAGGGGCCTGAGGAATGGCTTCCGCCAGCTGGGAAGTGTCAGTACGTCAGCAGGTTCGTCAGGATAGTGAAGGTTTACGGGCTGAAGCCCTCGCAGGGAGAGTTCAATCGATACAAACAGCAGCTGGCGGAGTATTGCGGGTAA
- a CDS encoding transcriptional regulator, with protein sequence MSTEALKKAIEIAGNQTSLGKLVGLSQPYIWNWLNRDQSIPAEYVIPVAQAIDWQVTPHELRPDIYPNPTDGLPAERSGEAA encoded by the coding sequence ATGAGTACCGAAGCCCTCAAAAAGGCAATTGAAATAGCTGGCAACCAAACGTCGCTTGGAAAGCTAGTAGGGCTGTCTCAGCCCTACATATGGAATTGGTTAAACCGAGATCAATCAATTCCTGCTGAATACGTCATTCCTGTTGCCCAAGCCATCGACTGGCAGGTCACTCCTCACGAGCTCCGCCCGGACATCTACCCGAATCCTACTGACGGGTTGCCGGCGGAACGATCTGGAGAGGCCGCCTGA
- a CDS encoding helix-turn-helix domain-containing protein has translation MAFKGKGRLVNREELAEIFGVSLNTVTSWIRNGCPYEEKGRQGKPWKFNTRDVAEWNREQAQIEATGDGPMDEYELKLRKLAAEAAQAELDLARDRKLVAPIDEFERARAMENATIRANIMNVPGRVVSQLIGETSEARFKEVLSAELIQALESAADSDIDLEPEEEEPDAA, from the coding sequence ATGGCATTCAAGGGCAAGGGCCGGCTGGTCAATCGCGAGGAGCTGGCGGAGATATTCGGGGTCTCGTTGAACACGGTGACCAGCTGGATCCGTAACGGCTGCCCCTATGAAGAGAAGGGCCGGCAGGGCAAACCCTGGAAGTTCAATACGCGGGACGTCGCCGAGTGGAATCGGGAGCAAGCCCAGATCGAGGCCACCGGTGATGGCCCGATGGATGAGTATGAACTGAAGCTCCGTAAGCTGGCCGCCGAAGCAGCCCAGGCCGAGCTGGACCTTGCCCGGGACCGAAAGCTGGTTGCACCGATTGACGAGTTCGAGCGGGCCCGCGCCATGGAGAACGCCACCATCCGCGCCAACATCATGAACGTCCCGGGCCGTGTGGTTAGCCAGCTGATCGGCGAGACCAGTGAAGCGCGCTTCAAGGAAGTCCTATCTGCCGAGCTAATCCAGGCGCTGGAATCCGCGGCTGATTCCGATATCGATCTGGAGCCGGAGGAAGAGGAGCCGGATGCAGCCTGA
- a CDS encoding zinc finger-like domain-containing protein, with the protein MRKASGPTLTKQKRPLKRCPTCHGRGVVKPMFYELPCDHCESSGVVCKETGEGLPASELILQLRLRLNEKEQEIKGLHRQLADERAKDDSRGYGAGGSRYHGD; encoded by the coding sequence TTGAGAAAGGCGTCCGGCCCCACCCTGACGAAGCAAAAGCGACCGCTCAAGCGTTGCCCGACCTGCCATGGCCGTGGCGTTGTAAAGCCGATGTTTTACGAGCTGCCGTGCGACCACTGCGAATCCTCCGGAGTGGTCTGCAAGGAAACCGGCGAAGGACTGCCAGCCTCTGAGCTGATCCTCCAGTTGCGACTCAGGCTGAACGAGAAAGAGCAGGAGATTAAAGGGCTACACCGCCAGCTGGCGGACGAGCGGGCCAAAGACGACAGCCGAGGCTATGGGGCTGGCGGATCACGGTACCACGGAGACTGA
- a CDS encoding 3TM-type holin produces the protein MMPVIGDLISAGKDLIKSYFPPNMSPEERAKAEARLAELDRNARAQALEFQARMESELTERLKTDMSSDSWLSKNIRPLVLVYLMGAWTLFAGFSLYEQQVDAAYVEMLKQMLMAAFGFYFVSRGAEKITTILKGPPRDQRNR, from the coding sequence ATGATGCCCGTTATTGGTGATCTCATCTCCGCAGGCAAAGACCTGATTAAATCGTACTTCCCGCCTAACATGTCCCCAGAGGAGCGTGCCAAGGCTGAGGCACGGCTGGCTGAGCTGGACCGCAACGCCAGGGCTCAGGCCCTTGAGTTCCAGGCACGCATGGAGTCCGAGCTCACCGAGCGCCTCAAGACCGACATGTCCTCAGACAGCTGGCTGAGCAAGAACATCCGGCCGCTTGTTCTCGTCTACCTCATGGGGGCCTGGACGCTGTTCGCTGGCTTCAGCCTGTATGAGCAGCAGGTAGACGCTGCCTATGTGGAGATGCTTAAGCAGATGCTGATGGCCGCGTTCGGTTTCTACTTCGTGAGCCGTGGCGCAGAGAAGATCACAACCATTCTCAAAGGCCCGCCTCGTGACCAGCGCAACCGATAG
- a CDS encoding response regulator transcription factor → MGRRQKPHYPRMEVELADTTLLPPRRAEVVMLAARGMSAKEIGRLLDISPDTVTWHLDEAKDQFHAQSRVDLISQGWMQGLFRARAFAFVLMAFSALPAMRSRPTPMTGTRPPAVRNTIGRNQIRENRA, encoded by the coding sequence ATGGGCCGCAGACAAAAACCGCATTACCCACGAATGGAGGTGGAGCTGGCAGACACGACGCTCCTCCCACCACGCCGGGCCGAAGTCGTTATGCTCGCGGCGAGGGGCATGAGCGCCAAAGAAATTGGGCGGTTGCTGGATATCTCACCAGACACCGTGACCTGGCATCTAGATGAAGCGAAAGACCAGTTTCACGCGCAGAGCCGAGTAGATCTCATTTCACAAGGCTGGATGCAGGGCCTCTTCCGGGCTAGGGCATTTGCTTTCGTTCTCATGGCTTTCTCAGCACTACCCGCAATGCGAAGCAGGCCTACACCAATGACAGGCACCCGTCCGCCAGCGGTTCGCAACACCATTGGCCGGAATCAGATCCGCGAAAACCGAGCTTAA
- a CDS encoding phage portal protein, translating into MFEKWKRNKDQAQPATTEQTAPSGKMRTIRRALARSLLGQARADRLSADLPTTPVPADQFIDKNQRALVARSRHLILTNDYARGFVRECRQNIVGRKGIQLQALSKDPDGSLDERANDAIEADFHAWCDRLICDVAGRRSFRQLCSRAVEDAASNGEFMFRMVFGRNLNPWGLALQVLDPQRCPVEVNEDRLPGGYFIRQGIKYNQWGRAVAYLFGTVDPAESDYQYGGRAFVEIPAEEVLHGFKEDLVGQRRGLPWMLTALLRLHHLDGFEKAALVNARVSAAKGGFFEWEEGMGPSDEEDDDEPLYMDAEPGSYQELPPGLKFNGWAPQFPNGELAAFSKQSLRGVATGFGLDYPTLANDLEGVNFSSLRHGVLSTRDHWMEDQEWLIEQLLEPLIRAWLPRALLKGITVPGTNGAVLRADRIEKYREHDWQARRWDWVDPDKDSKTAARDIANKIKSPSQVIRERGGDPRTVWRQWAADRQAMIEAGIPEEIVDATLGGPVQTPTAGNTSEQEPTNGEAEQS; encoded by the coding sequence GTGTTTGAAAAGTGGAAGCGAAATAAAGATCAGGCACAGCCTGCAACCACAGAGCAGACCGCGCCATCGGGCAAGATGCGCACCATTCGCCGAGCGTTGGCCCGCTCCTTGCTGGGTCAGGCCCGGGCCGATCGCCTGTCTGCCGACCTCCCGACCACGCCGGTACCTGCTGACCAGTTCATCGACAAGAATCAGCGGGCCCTGGTTGCCCGTTCCCGGCACCTGATCCTGACCAACGATTACGCTCGCGGGTTTGTGCGGGAGTGTCGCCAGAACATCGTAGGCCGGAAGGGTATCCAACTGCAGGCGCTGTCCAAAGATCCGGACGGCTCTCTTGACGAGCGGGCCAATGACGCCATCGAGGCCGACTTCCACGCCTGGTGTGATCGCCTTATCTGTGATGTGGCCGGCCGCCGCTCCTTTCGCCAGCTGTGCAGCCGTGCTGTTGAGGATGCTGCCAGCAACGGCGAATTCATGTTCCGGATGGTGTTCGGGCGAAACCTCAACCCGTGGGGGCTGGCCCTGCAGGTGCTGGACCCTCAGCGGTGCCCGGTGGAAGTGAACGAGGATCGCCTACCCGGAGGGTATTTCATCCGGCAGGGCATCAAGTACAACCAGTGGGGCCGGGCCGTCGCCTATTTGTTCGGCACCGTTGACCCTGCAGAAAGCGATTACCAGTACGGCGGCCGGGCCTTTGTCGAGATCCCTGCCGAGGAAGTGCTGCACGGTTTCAAGGAAGATCTGGTGGGCCAGCGCCGCGGGCTGCCGTGGATGCTCACTGCCCTGCTCCGCCTGCATCACCTGGACGGATTCGAGAAGGCAGCCCTGGTGAATGCCCGGGTATCTGCTGCGAAGGGCGGCTTCTTCGAGTGGGAAGAAGGCATGGGCCCCTCCGATGAGGAGGACGATGACGAGCCGCTGTATATGGATGCCGAACCGGGCAGCTATCAGGAGTTGCCGCCTGGCCTCAAGTTCAATGGCTGGGCTCCACAGTTTCCAAATGGAGAACTAGCGGCCTTCTCAAAGCAATCGTTGCGTGGTGTTGCCACTGGCTTCGGTCTGGATTACCCCACCCTGGCCAACGACCTCGAGGGCGTGAATTTCTCCAGCCTCCGCCATGGTGTCCTGAGCACCCGCGATCATTGGATGGAAGATCAAGAGTGGCTGATCGAGCAGCTGCTGGAACCATTGATCCGTGCATGGCTGCCCCGGGCCCTGCTCAAAGGCATCACCGTTCCCGGAACCAATGGCGCCGTTCTAAGGGCTGACCGGATCGAGAAGTACCGGGAGCACGACTGGCAGGCCCGCCGCTGGGACTGGGTCGACCCCGACAAGGACAGCAAGACCGCCGCCCGGGATATCGCCAACAAGATCAAATCCCCAAGCCAGGTGATCCGTGAGCGCGGCGGAGATCCCCGAACCGTATGGCGCCAGTGGGCCGCCGATCGTCAGGCCATGATCGAGGCCGGCATTCCGGAAGAGATAGTGGACGCGACCCTGGGCGGGCCGGTTCAGACGCCAACCGCTGGCAACACATCCGAACAGGAGCCTACCAATGGAGAAGCAGAGCAATCGTAA
- a CDS encoding DUF6475 domain-containing protein codes for MNTNDLEAFDSLWAQAYEIYGKRMEPRVVYMVFQSLIAFSLADIERAISRHVTNPDTGQYPPKPADIVRLLQGSSQSASGEAWAKVDRAIRCVGNYRSVVFDDPKIHAAIERLGGWQKISMTEEKEYPFLRNNFQKLYQGFTFQPPESFPRKLIGTCEHENSQHEGFNRGRPQDEPVMIGNPEKARMVYQGGGDMGVARIQQHGTKEFLELAVDSAAKRIGGVH; via the coding sequence ATGAACACTAATGACCTCGAAGCCTTCGACTCGCTCTGGGCACAGGCCTATGAGATCTACGGCAAGCGTATGGAGCCCAGAGTGGTCTACATGGTCTTCCAGTCCCTGATCGCTTTCTCTCTGGCGGACATTGAGCGCGCCATTTCTCGGCACGTAACGAACCCGGATACCGGCCAGTATCCGCCCAAGCCCGCCGATATCGTCCGATTGCTTCAGGGCAGCAGCCAATCCGCCAGCGGTGAGGCCTGGGCAAAGGTCGATCGCGCCATTCGGTGTGTAGGCAACTACCGCTCCGTAGTTTTCGATGATCCCAAGATTCACGCAGCCATCGAGCGACTAGGCGGATGGCAGAAAATCAGCATGACTGAGGAGAAGGAATACCCGTTTCTCCGGAATAACTTCCAGAAGCTTTACCAGGGCTTCACCTTCCAACCTCCCGAGTCTTTCCCGCGAAAGCTGATCGGCACCTGTGAGCACGAGAACAGCCAGCACGAGGGTTTCAATCGAGGCCGCCCTCAAGATGAGCCGGTAATGATTGGCAACCCGGAAAAGGCCCGGATGGTTTACCAGGGCGGCGGCGATATGGGGGTGGCCCGTATTCAGCAGCACGGCACCAAGGAGTTTCTGGAGCTCGCCGTGGACAGCGCGGCAAAACGCATCGGAGGCGTCCATTGA
- a CDS encoding N-acetylmuramoyl-L-alanine amidase, translating into MRTIKYLVVHVSDSPKDRGDTAEDIHRWHQQRGWDGIGYNAVITGDAELQPGRPDYWQGAHVRDFDKDGEGDNSDSLGICIITDTAPDEDQLRTLEGWLHVKLLEHPEAEVVGHRDLDSRKTCPNMDVPAWWASRKKYRID; encoded by the coding sequence ATGAGAACGATCAAATACCTGGTGGTGCACGTCAGCGACAGCCCAAAGGACCGGGGCGATACCGCCGAGGACATCCACCGCTGGCACCAGCAACGCGGGTGGGACGGCATCGGCTACAACGCCGTGATTACCGGTGACGCCGAGCTGCAGCCCGGCAGGCCCGACTACTGGCAGGGCGCACACGTTCGGGACTTTGACAAGGACGGCGAGGGCGACAACTCCGACAGCCTGGGCATCTGCATCATTACCGATACTGCGCCCGATGAGGACCAGCTCAGGACGCTGGAAGGCTGGCTACACGTCAAGCTGCTGGAGCATCCAGAGGCCGAAGTGGTTGGTCACCGTGACCTCGACAGCCGCAAGACCTGCCCGAACATGGACGTCCCTGCATGGTGGGCCAGCCGAAAAAAGTACCGAATCGACTAG
- a CDS encoding phage terminase large subunit family protein yields MQPETVEQFSNPVGVVRALKRAANHLIPPAPLRPSQWAEENVRIAAGNAIPGPIRFANAPYQREPMDMATHPGCHRISLMWGAQVGKTQLALCVQGYFIAHEPKSQMMMQPSQGDLTTWLETKFNPMVDTNPVLQDLIAKPRSHEGVNNQRMKSYPGGFMMYAWAGSTKTMRGRSAPLIVADEIDGYGGTPEGDEVQLLWQRAATFGDQRLLIEISTPTIKDESRIEAAFLQGDQRHFYVACPHCDHHQRLNWDRVTWDKDEDGHHLPETARYICEECGTLWNDGERIAAIRTAEQVGAGWKASKPFRGHASYHLNELYSCFRRLRDIVQSFLDKKAANDLQSFVNVSLAETWEEQGEQADSHVLMQRAEEYPDPVPAGGVVLTSGIDMQQDRLEVETVAWGRGEESWSIDYTVLWGDPLRDEVWQDLDDYLATTWKHESGAHLGIIAACLDTGGSTGYTQRAYEYARRKTGRRLFAIKGVGGWDRPVVTAPSRKRTGRGQRKVDLFSVGTDEAKLTVMRRLAVTEPGPGYTHIPADREAEWFHQITAEKLVTKYIKGVAKREWHQTRPRNEALDCRVYAYAALKIASPNIRRHAERLKAMSEDEGKEPEKKPTKKRDKPEPVEEPLPAEGQKPKRKTRRRTSRSRKSWVNHW; encoded by the coding sequence ATGCAGCCTGAAACCGTTGAACAGTTCAGCAACCCGGTCGGTGTTGTCCGAGCACTGAAGCGAGCAGCCAACCACCTGATCCCTCCGGCTCCGCTCAGGCCTTCCCAGTGGGCAGAAGAAAACGTCCGAATCGCTGCAGGCAATGCCATCCCGGGACCGATCCGTTTTGCCAATGCGCCCTACCAGCGTGAGCCGATGGATATGGCCACCCACCCCGGCTGCCACCGGATTTCTCTGATGTGGGGTGCTCAGGTTGGTAAGACCCAGCTGGCCCTCTGCGTCCAGGGCTACTTCATTGCGCACGAGCCAAAGAGCCAGATGATGATGCAGCCCAGCCAGGGCGATCTGACTACCTGGCTGGAAACCAAATTCAACCCGATGGTCGACACTAACCCGGTGCTGCAGGACCTGATTGCCAAGCCGCGCAGCCATGAGGGCGTGAACAACCAGCGGATGAAGAGCTACCCGGGCGGGTTCATGATGTACGCCTGGGCCGGATCCACCAAGACCATGCGCGGTCGGTCAGCTCCGCTGATCGTGGCCGATGAAATAGACGGCTACGGTGGCACCCCGGAAGGTGACGAGGTGCAGCTACTCTGGCAACGGGCCGCGACCTTTGGTGACCAGCGCCTGCTGATCGAGATATCCACGCCGACCATCAAGGACGAATCTCGGATTGAAGCCGCTTTCCTGCAGGGTGACCAGCGTCACTTCTACGTGGCCTGCCCTCACTGCGACCATCACCAGCGCCTGAACTGGGACCGGGTGACCTGGGACAAGGATGAAGATGGCCACCACCTACCCGAGACCGCCAGGTATATCTGCGAAGAGTGCGGCACGCTGTGGAATGACGGCGAGCGCATCGCGGCAATCCGTACTGCTGAACAGGTGGGCGCTGGATGGAAAGCCAGTAAGCCCTTTCGGGGCCACGCCAGTTACCATCTCAATGAGTTGTATTCCTGCTTCCGCCGGTTGCGGGACATTGTCCAATCCTTCCTGGACAAGAAAGCCGCCAATGACCTGCAGTCATTCGTGAACGTTTCGCTGGCGGAGACCTGGGAAGAGCAAGGCGAACAGGCTGACTCCCATGTACTGATGCAGCGTGCTGAAGAATATCCTGATCCGGTACCAGCTGGCGGCGTGGTGCTGACGTCAGGCATAGACATGCAGCAGGACCGCCTGGAAGTGGAGACCGTTGCCTGGGGCCGTGGTGAGGAATCCTGGTCCATTGATTACACCGTGCTGTGGGGTGACCCGCTCCGGGATGAGGTCTGGCAGGATCTGGACGATTACCTGGCAACTACCTGGAAGCATGAATCCGGAGCGCACCTGGGCATCATCGCAGCCTGTCTGGATACCGGTGGCAGCACCGGCTACACCCAGAGAGCCTACGAATACGCCCGCCGCAAAACGGGCCGTCGTCTGTTCGCCATCAAAGGTGTGGGCGGTTGGGACCGTCCGGTGGTCACTGCGCCTTCCAGAAAGAGAACCGGCCGGGGCCAGAGGAAAGTGGATCTGTTTTCCGTTGGCACCGACGAGGCGAAGCTAACCGTGATGCGCCGGCTGGCGGTTACCGAACCCGGGCCCGGGTACACCCATATCCCCGCCGATCGGGAAGCCGAATGGTTCCACCAGATCACTGCCGAGAAGCTGGTCACCAAGTACATCAAGGGGGTGGCCAAGCGTGAATGGCACCAGACCCGCCCCCGAAATGAGGCACTGGACTGTCGGGTCTACGCCTATGCCGCCCTCAAGATTGCCAGCCCCAATATCCGCCGCCATGCCGAGAGGCTCAAAGCCATGAGCGAAGACGAGGGTAAAGAGCCCGAGAAGAAGCCCACCAAGAAACGCGACAAGCCAGAGCCTGTAGAGGAACCACTGCCAGCGGAGGGTCAGAAGCCCAAACGCAAGACTAGACGCAGAACTTCCAGATCCCGGAAAAGCTGGGTTAACCACTGGTGA
- a CDS encoding dATP/dGTP diphosphohydrolase domain-containing protein: MMKKQSLIGTAPKQRGIKYDQEKPRMDLIPPLMELETAKVLSVGAIKYHEDNWRQVPDLRRRYIAAARRHINALSQGIMLDDETGLHHAAHAVCCLMFLGEVELEALITE; this comes from the coding sequence ATGATGAAGAAACAATCGCTGATAGGAACAGCGCCCAAGCAACGAGGCATTAAGTACGACCAGGAAAAGCCCCGGATGGACCTGATCCCGCCGCTCATGGAGCTGGAAACCGCCAAGGTGCTGAGCGTTGGGGCGATCAAGTACCACGAGGACAACTGGCGGCAAGTGCCAGACCTGCGCAGGCGGTACATCGCCGCTGCCAGGCGGCATATCAACGCCCTGAGCCAGGGCATCATGCTGGACGATGAAACCGGCCTGCACCATGCCGCCCATGCGGTGTGCTGCCTGATGTTTCTGGGAGAGGTTGAGCTGGAAGCTCTCATTACTGAATAA